From Emcibacter nanhaiensis, one genomic window encodes:
- a CDS encoding NUDIX hydrolase, giving the protein MSSETKKIATPIDSATVILVRDGYDGLEVLVGERHGDIKFAGGARVFPGGKVDPLDKKAELEWAGETEEKLPEQFRGLRFTAIREVFEETGLIIAKKNGYSLTEDQRAAIDREYRDRVHYQGMGLLDFMKENGLGPDLEACVPFAHWITPVARPKRFDTRFFVCEAPEGQVAKADGQEIIDVIWATPTRIIEEADGTLMFPTLMNLKKIAEFGSVRELMEDTAGREIVTVLPEIRKNEAGEVRIVAEEAGYGSVDQNSVHPGISKD; this is encoded by the coding sequence ATGAGTTCAGAGACCAAAAAAATCGCCACCCCAATTGATTCCGCGACCGTCATTCTGGTGCGTGATGGTTATGACGGGCTCGAAGTGCTGGTGGGGGAGCGTCATGGTGATATCAAGTTCGCCGGCGGAGCGCGGGTTTTTCCTGGCGGTAAAGTGGATCCGCTCGACAAAAAGGCCGAGCTTGAATGGGCCGGGGAAACTGAAGAGAAGTTACCCGAACAGTTCCGCGGCCTGCGGTTTACCGCTATTCGCGAAGTCTTTGAAGAAACCGGCCTGATCATTGCGAAAAAGAACGGATATTCGCTTACCGAAGATCAGCGTGCGGCAATAGACAGGGAGTATCGTGACCGGGTGCATTATCAGGGTATGGGCCTGCTGGATTTTATGAAGGAGAATGGCCTGGGCCCTGATCTGGAGGCCTGTGTGCCGTTTGCCCACTGGATCACGCCTGTTGCCCGACCCAAGCGGTTTGACACGCGCTTTTTTGTTTGTGAAGCGCCGGAGGGGCAGGTTGCCAAGGCGGACGGCCAGGAAATCATCGACGTGATCTGGGCGACCCCGACCAGGATTATCGAGGAGGCGGACGGGACTCTGATGTTCCCGACACTCATGAATTTGAAAAAGATTGCAGAATTCGGTTCAGTCAGGGAACTGATGGAAGATACGGCAGGACGGGAAATTGTCACAGTATTGCCGGAAATCAGGAAAAATGAGGCGGGGGAAGTCAGAATCGTTGCCGAGGAGGCAGGATATGGTTCTGTGGATCAAAATAGCGTTCATCCCGGTATTTCAAAGGATTAG
- a CDS encoding THxN family PEP-CTERM protein → MKSNKIISLITGAIASVVVMGSAHAGTMITEWKLTADAAFQDETGEPLADLINNGDYISWGLEGGNYSHLVIGDQSGYDGTTPAANANGHTEVNGIMTNGAFEDAATLTHVNNVIAYNTSLTSVTIQDTISLEAVSPAGFSLGPIVFPLFIEFQETPNTEGTCVDDSISVCDDIFVLVNPENLSFSFVEDGYLYTVTLDLGDTSFLDDDACALAGAESGCQGFLTEENTFTTLYTSVAITAEEVSEPAMLGLLGLGLVFAGLRRRKA, encoded by the coding sequence GTGAAAAGCAATAAGATAATTTCCCTTATCACTGGCGCTATCGCAAGTGTTGTGGTTATGGGTTCAGCTCATGCTGGAACCATGATTACTGAATGGAAGCTGACAGCCGATGCAGCCTTTCAGGATGAAACTGGTGAACCGCTTGCGGATCTCATTAACAACGGCGACTATATTTCCTGGGGCCTTGAAGGCGGAAATTACAGTCATCTGGTCATTGGTGACCAGAGCGGTTACGACGGTACAACCCCGGCTGCCAACGCCAACGGTCACACCGAAGTAAACGGCATCATGACCAACGGTGCTTTTGAAGATGCAGCCACCCTGACACACGTGAACAACGTGATCGCGTACAATACTTCGCTGACCAGCGTGACCATCCAGGATACCATCAGCCTTGAAGCTGTTAGCCCGGCTGGTTTCTCCCTGGGTCCGATCGTGTTCCCGCTGTTCATCGAGTTCCAGGAAACTCCGAACACTGAAGGCACTTGTGTTGATGACTCTATCAGCGTGTGTGACGATATCTTCGTACTGGTAAACCCGGAAAACCTGTCCTTCAGCTTCGTTGAAGACGGATACCTCTATACCGTTACTCTGGACCTGGGTGACACATCCTTCCTGGATGATGATGCCTGTGCCCTTGCTGGTGCCGAATCAGGTTGTCAGGGCTTCCTGACCGAAGAAAATACCTTTACAACTCTCTACACCTCAGTGGCCATCACTGCGGAAGAAGTTTCCGAGCCTGCCATGCTGGGTCTGCTCGGCCTGGGTCTGGTCTTCGCCGGCCTGCGTCGCCGCAAAGCCTGA
- the rpsB gene encoding 30S ribosomal protein S2 has product MALPSFTMRQLLEAGVHFGHQAHRWNPRMGDYIFGVRNKIHILNLSITVPLLHRAMEQVRDVTASGGRVLFVGTKRQASGPIAEAAKRCGQYYVNHRWLGGMLTNWQTVSNSIKRLKELEDLLSQEHSGLTKKEILQMTRERDKLERSLGGIKDMGGLPNVIFVIDTNKEELAIQEARKLGIPVVGILDTNSNPEGVDFPVPGNDDATRAIQLYCDLIADSVLEGIQQELSEQGVDLGAEEAPVEPALEAEAEEAPAEAAAAEEAPAVEAPAEEAPAEEKAS; this is encoded by the coding sequence ATGGCACTGCCTAGCTTTACCATGCGTCAGCTTTTGGAAGCTGGTGTACATTTTGGCCACCAGGCCCACCGTTGGAACCCCCGTATGGGCGATTACATCTTCGGTGTTCGTAACAAAATTCATATTCTTAACCTGTCCATTACCGTACCGCTTCTGCATCGCGCTATGGAACAGGTTCGTGACGTAACCGCATCCGGCGGCCGCGTATTGTTTGTCGGCACCAAACGCCAGGCTTCCGGCCCGATCGCCGAAGCTGCCAAGCGTTGCGGTCAGTATTATGTGAACCACCGCTGGCTCGGTGGCATGCTGACCAACTGGCAGACTGTTTCAAACTCCATCAAGCGTCTCAAAGAGCTGGAAGACCTCCTGAGCCAGGAACATTCCGGTCTGACCAAAAAAGAAATCCTGCAGATGACACGTGAGCGGGATAAACTGGAGCGCTCTCTCGGTGGTATTAAAGACATGGGCGGTCTGCCGAATGTCATCTTTGTGATCGATACCAACAAGGAAGAACTGGCCATCCAGGAAGCCAGGAAACTGGGTATTCCGGTTGTCGGCATTCTGGATACCAACAGCAACCCGGAAGGTGTTGATTTCCCGGTACCGGGTAACGATGACGCAACACGTGCGATCCAGCTGTATTGTGATCTGATTGCGGATTCTGTTCTGGAAGGTATCCAGCAGGAACTGTCAGAGCAGGGTGTCGACCTCGGCGCCGAAGAGGCTCCGGTGGAGCCGGCCCTGGAAGCTGAAGCCGAAGAGGCTCCGGCAGAAGCTGCTGCTGCAGAAGAAGCTCCCGCTGTGGAAGCACCGGCTGAAGAAGCTCCTGCTGAAGAAAAAGCGTCTTAA
- the tsf gene encoding translation elongation factor Ts — translation MAQITAALVKELREKTGAGMMDCKKALAENDGDLEASVDWLRQKGIAKAEKKAGRVAAEGLVAVAASGTKAVAVEVNSETDFVARNEKFQAMVKNIAQIALDNDGDFEATQNATYPGTSRSVAEEVKEAVGTIGENMNFRRSVGLSVNKGVVASYIHGTVVEGMGKIAVLVSLESEADEVTLSALGKQLAMHVAATSPASLSIDDLDPELLERERNVLIEQARESGKPDNIIEKMIEGRIRKYYEEVVLLEQTFVIDGETKISKVVENAAKSAGTDIKLAGFVRLALGEGIEKEEDDFAAEVAAAAGN, via the coding sequence ATGGCTCAAATTACTGCTGCATTGGTTAAGGAACTGCGCGAGAAAACCGGCGCAGGCATGATGGATTGTAAAAAAGCTCTGGCTGAGAACGACGGCGACCTGGAAGCGTCCGTTGACTGGCTGCGCCAGAAGGGTATTGCCAAGGCCGAGAAAAAAGCCGGCCGTGTGGCTGCCGAAGGTCTTGTTGCTGTTGCTGCTTCCGGCACGAAAGCTGTTGCCGTCGAGGTGAACTCTGAAACTGACTTCGTCGCCCGCAACGAGAAGTTCCAGGCAATGGTCAAAAATATTGCCCAGATTGCCCTGGACAATGATGGCGACTTCGAAGCTACCCAGAATGCAACTTACCCGGGCACCTCCCGTAGTGTTGCCGAGGAAGTCAAGGAAGCTGTGGGCACCATCGGTGAAAACATGAACTTCCGTCGTTCTGTTGGCCTGAGTGTGAACAAAGGCGTTGTGGCTTCCTACATCCACGGCACTGTGGTTGAAGGTATGGGCAAGATTGCTGTTCTCGTTAGCCTGGAGTCAGAGGCTGACGAAGTAACACTGTCCGCTCTCGGCAAACAGCTGGCCATGCATGTTGCCGCTACCAGCCCGGCCTCCCTGTCCATCGATGACCTGGATCCGGAGCTTCTGGAGCGTGAACGCAACGTGCTGATTGAGCAGGCCCGTGAATCCGGCAAGCCTGACAACATCATCGAGAAAATGATCGAAGGCCGTATCCGCAAGTACTACGAGGAAGTGGTTCTGCTGGAACAGACTTTCGTCATCGATGGTGAAACCAAGATTTCCAAAGTTGTTGAAAATGCCGCGAAATCTGCCGGTACAGATATCAAGCTGGCCGGCTTTGTTCGTCTTGCTCTCGGCGAAGGTATCGAGAAAGAAGAAGACGATTTCGCCGCTGAGGTTGCTGCTGCCGCCGGCAACTAA